A stretch of DNA from Phycisphaerae bacterium:
CGGGAAATTATTTTAGCGGGGCGTCGGTACGCGCCCGTTACCATTTCAATACGCAGGGTTGGAACTATCCCGATGACTTTTCATTTGCGCGGCCCGCCGGGACGCGGCGCGTCTGCATTGTTGGAGACTCCTACGTTGAGGCGCTGCAAGTGAATTGCGACAAGCAAATGGCCGTGGTGTTGGAGCGCCTGCTTTCGCGACCGGGTCGTCCCGTGCAGTGCTATCCCTTCGGGGTGTCCGGCTACGGAACGGCGCAGGAATACCAGATCATTCGCCACTACGCACTCGATTATGCGCCCGATGTGGTGATCGTGTTTTTTACGTCAAACGACGTCTACGACGCGTCACCCTATCTGAGTCCGATCGATTCAGCCTACGCGCGCTATCGACTTGACGCCTCCGGGGAGCTGGAGCGCATGCCGATGACGCCCTGGGCCCCTTCGGGGTTGCGAAGGTTCGCCGCAAAGTTCGCGTTGGCGCGATACACGCTCATTCAAAATCGCCTGTTGAGTCCCCGTCGCGCAACGGGTCCGGGTGGCGTCACGCTTCGAGAGGCGTCGGACGACACGCGTGAGGACCAGTTTCCCGGCATAGGAATGAGTCAGGACGAGCGCGGAAAGATGAGCTGGCTGCTCGTGGAGCGCCTCTTGTCAGCCGCGCAATCTGATTGCCAGGCGCGCGGCGCGACGCTGGTAGTGGTGTATCGGGGGAATCTGCCCGAGATCGAGGCGGCGGAGGGCGGGCCTGCCTATCAGCCGATGACGAAGGAAAATGATCCGTACTGCCTCGATCAACGGATCTTCGAGATGGGTCGCGACTTTCTGGAACCCATGGCTGCCCGATTGAAGATCCCGTATCTGGATTTCACGACGGCGCTGGTGGACGAAGTGAAATCCACGGGTCGCCCCCATAATTTTTCGGACGACGATCATTTCAACGAATTGGGTCATGCCGCGGCCGCCAGGGCAATGGCGGGACTCGTCGAGCACATTATCAGCGGGCCGGACGGGGAGCGGTCGCAGCCGCCGGCCCCGGCGGAAAGCCCCCATCGCTGAGGCTAGAATGCGGGCGCTGTCGGAGGTGGGAATTCCCGTTTATCTTTGCCGTCTGACTCGGCCGACGACCTTTACAGGTATTTGCGATGACGTCCTCGAATAATATTGTGCCGCCGGCGCCGGCGAATCTCTATCGTGCGCCGCGCGTGCGCCGCGAAGTGCTCTCGCCGTTCGTACTTTCTTCAGCGAGTCAGACTCACGGTCCCGCCGAGGGGAGACTCCCGACTTTTCTTGGGTTTCTTACCGCCGTCTACCTGGTCTCAGTTGCTACACTAAGTTCCGCGGTTTTGGAGGCGTCTTGGATTCCCCAAGTGGTCGGCGTCGTCCTGGGGGTCTGCTGGCTGGTCGTAGGGCTCTTCATTAAAGGCCAGGAGATTCGCTGGGTTTGGCCCATTTCGCTCTACCTTCTGTTTGCCGTTTGGGCGGTGACCGGACTTTTTGTCACGGCGGAACTGACTTTTTTCACCATGCTCATCACGACGCTCGCAAAGGTGGCGGGCGTGACCTGGATCTGCCTTCAATGCGTTCAGACGCGGCGCGACGTGTTGTTCTGTTACTTTCTTCTTGGATTTGCCAGCTTGATCGTGTTGTACCAGGGCATTGATGCGATCGTCCACTCCATCGAATTCGCCGGCGAAAAGGGAGCCAAAGACGTGCGTGCGGGGACCACCCTCCTGGCCAATGCCAACGATCTTGGCGAATTCGGTGTGATTACGCTGGTGGGCGTAACCGCCTGTGTCATGGGCTACAAGAACACCTTCGTGCGGGTCGTCTCCCTGGGATTCGGAGTCGCCGCCCTCTATATCATTGCGGCGTCCGGGTCGCGGACGGCGATGCTGGGGACGGTGACCTTCGCCACGGCGTTGTACTTCTTCCACTTCAGAAACGCGGGGGCGGCCAGTGCCGGGCGCCGGGTGCTCCTGGTGTTCTTATCGCTCTTCCTTGTGGCGGCCAGCGCGTATTTCGTGGCCAAACTGCCGTTTTTCTACCGACTACAGGAGGTCTTCTCCAGCAGGGAGAACCTCGAAAAGGAGCCTCGCGTTGAATACTTTTTCCGGGCGATTGAGAGCACGGCACAACACCCAGTTTTCGGATTGGGATTAGGAGGATTCGCGATGGCGCGCTTGGGAGTCGGCGCGGGGGGTAAGGGACATTATTCGCATTCGACAGTATCGGAAACCCTGTCATGCACCGGCATTCCCGGATTCCTGCTGTACTATGGAGCGCAGTTTGCGTTCTTCCGGATTCTGCAGAGAACTCGAAGACTGCCGCTTCCGAAGCCCGACAAGACGATGGTGAATATTATTATGGCTCACTTTTGGGTCTACCTGTTTTTCAGCACGGTCGTCTCGATGGACAGCCATCGGCTCGCCTGG
This window harbors:
- a CDS encoding SGNH/GDSL hydrolase family protein; translated protein: MGPRRLRRSRRRFALAAILLACVVALALSEAVLRLFVPVTDVPFQFWDPVVGPRRLPNQAGNYFSGASVRARYHFNTQGWNYPDDFSFARPAGTRRVCIVGDSYVEALQVNCDKQMAVVLERLLSRPGRPVQCYPFGVSGYGTAQEYQIIRHYALDYAPDVVIVFFTSNDVYDASPYLSPIDSAYARYRLDASGELERMPMTPWAPSGLRRFAAKFALARYTLIQNRLLSPRRATGPGGVTLREASDDTREDQFPGIGMSQDERGKMSWLLVERLLSAAQSDCQARGATLVVVYRGNLPEIEAAEGGPAYQPMTKENDPYCLDQRIFEMGRDFLEPMAARLKIPYLDFTTALVDEVKSTGRPHNFSDDDHFNELGHAAAARAMAGLVEHIISGPDGERSQPPAPAESPHR
- a CDS encoding O-antigen ligase family protein; its protein translation is MVGVVLGVCWLVVGLFIKGQEIRWVWPISLYLLFAVWAVTGLFVTAELTFFTMLITTLAKVAGVTWICLQCVQTRRDVLFCYFLLGFASLIVLYQGIDAIVHSIEFAGEKGAKDVRAGTTLLANANDLGEFGVITLVGVTACVMGYKNTFVRVVSLGFGVAALYIIAASGSRTAMLGTVTFATALYFFHFRNAGAASAGRRVLLVFLSLFLVAASAYFVAKLPFFYRLQEVFSSRENLEKEPRVEYFFRAIESTAQHPVFGLGLGGFAMARLGVGAGGKGHYSHSTVSETLSCTGIPGFLLYYGAQFAFFRILQRTRRLPLPKPDKTMVNIIMAHFWVYLFFSTVVSMDSHRLAWPLVGGLLGYVWSLNKRYAAASPSYATA